The DNA sequence ACGCACCCATAGAGAGCGGTGCGCGGAGTCTTTCGTATAGTTCTTATACGTGTGAGTGAATAACCATGGAACTAGGGGAAAGAACCAAGGGGCCCGCAGCGAGCGGCGACGCTTCCTCGATTGGTTTGAATTAGGTCGCACATCTTGCGCATCAAGAGCGGAAGCGTTTCCCGGCAAGCGGAGGTGGCGCTCAGTCTGCGCGAGATTGCTGCGCGCATTGGCGCAAAGCCAGCGCGGAGCGATGAAAGCGGAGACAGGACTTGCCCCATCGCGCATCTTTCATTCTTCAAGATGGGGGGTGCGGTACCTGTCCTGCGGGTTGTCCCAGCCCTTGAAGATCGGCCTGCGCTTCTCCACGAAAGCCTTGCGCGACTCCATGAGGTCGCTCTTCGCGCCGTGATCCCTAAGGCGCGTTGCGAAGCGCTCAAGATTGTCGGGGACCTTGGCGCGCATCGCCCGCATCATGATCAATGTATTCACGCGGCAAGCCGGAGGAAGCGTAAGCAGATGCGTCGCCATCTCGCGAGCGGTAGGCATCAGTTGGCCTCCTTCCACAACTCGGTTGATCCAGCCCAGCTCGTGAAGCCTTTCGGCAGTGAACCTAAAGGCGAACGCTAGTTCCGTCGCCGCAGCGTGCGAGAGGCCGCCCCTGTATCCGTGATCGTAGCCACCAAGCAGCCAGCGCTTGGCTTCCGAGGATTCGAACACGGCGCCGCGCACCGCAACGCGCAGGTCGGCACGTTCTACCAGGTGGAAGCCGCCGCCCATCGCGAAGCCGTTGACCGCCGCTATCACGGGCTTTTCCAGGGATCCGGCGCGATAGATATCGTCATCCCTGCGGCGCGCCGCCACTGCCTCTCCGGTCTTCTCCCGCTCGACCGACTCTTTCATGTCTTCGCCCGCGCAGAAGGCGCGCCCGGTACCCGTGAAGATCGCGACCTCGAGGTCGCGGCTGTCGCGAAACTCGATCCACGCCGCCGCCAGCTGCGCACGGAGCTCCGCGCCTAGCGCATTGAGGCGATCGGGCCGGTTCATACGCACCACCATTACCCCGTCGCTGCGCTCGATCTCGACAATACTCATAGCTTCTCCTTTTTCGCTATTGGTTGCTCGACCCCGACCGCACCCTGCGCCCTCATCTCTGAGATTTTCGCCGAGGAATAGCCGTATTCCCTTAGGACCTCGTCAGTCTCGCCGCCCGGTATCGGGGCGGCGCGCCGCAGCGCTGTGGGTGTGCGTGAGAGCCGCGTCGGCGAACGGACGAGCGTCAATTTTCCCGGCCCGGAGCTCTCGACGGTCTGCGCCATGGCGAGGTGCTGTACCTGCGGATTGGCAAAGACCTGATCGATCGACAGAATGGGGCCGCTCGGGACGCCGACCGCGTTCAAAGCCTCGATCAGCTCCCCCGAAGTGAACGTCCGTGTCTTGTCCTCGACCAGCGCGCGTAGCTCGGGGCGATGTCGGGCGCGACTCCGGTTAGTCGCGAAGCGTTCATCCTTAGCGATGTCCTCCGCCCCGATGACCTTGAGGAAATCGTTGAACATGCGCCCGCCTGATGCTGCGATGTTGATCATGCCGTCTTTGGTCGGAAAGACACCCATCGGGAAGACGGTGGGATGATCATTGCCCGCTTGAGGTGGTACCTCACCATCGATCAACCAGCGCGTCGCCTGAAAATCCAGCATCGCCACCATCGCTTCGAGCAACGAGGTCTGCACCCACTGTCCTTCGCCCGACCGCTCACGCTCGATCAGTGCAGCCATGATGCCGTGTGCCAGGTACAGCCCAGCGCACAGGTCGGCTACAGGAATGCCGACTCGCCAGGGCCCGCCGCCGGGCGGCCCGGTGATGGACATGAGTCCTCCGACGCCCTGCGCGATCTGATCGACGCCGGCGCGTTTTGCGTACGGCCCGTCCTGGCCGAAGCCAGAGATGCTCCCGTAGACAATGCGTGGGTTGAAATTGCGCACGGTCTCGTAGTCCACCTTCAGGCGGTACTTCACCTCGGCCCGGAAATTCTCAACGATCACGTCGGCGTCACTTACCAGCCGATAGAGCACCTCACGACCGGCCTCGCTTTGTAGGTTGATCGCAATCGAGCGCTTGTTGCGATGGAGATTCTGCTGGTCGGATCCGAGAAAGCCGGAGTCCAAGCCGCCCGGATCGACGCGCGTGACTTGGATTACCTGCGCGCCATGGTCCGCGAGCACGCGCACGCAGGTCGGGCCCGCACGGGCGTGCGTCAAATCGATGACCTTGATGTGGGCGAGCGGACCTTTAGGAGTAGATTGGGTGCTCATGTTTTAACCCAGTTTGCAGTTGTGCGGTCGAGCCGCATGTATATCGCCGGACCAAGCCAGTACTTCGTGAAAGCGATCATCCGACAGCTATCAGCGCAAAGATAGTTTGCCCGGCGCGCCGCAGAATATTTTTGTCAATTCGGTACGCCATGGTGATTGGGATTCGGAGTGCGCACGAATGGCAGAAAGATATGGTCCCAATGTCCAATTGTCCATTTCCTGTCAGGTGATAGATGGGGGTAGGAGGAACAAGTTGAAAGTGGCTCAAAGTGCTCTATTGCGCCGACTCTTCTCAGCTTCGGGGTTAGTTCGCCAGGCGAATCGACGAACGGGAGCACCGAAGGAGGAGTGGTTCGTGTCGACCCGGACCCACTCCCTTCACTCTGCAAGCGGGGAAGCCATCGATGATAATGC is a window from the Candidatus Binataceae bacterium genome containing:
- a CDS encoding enoyl-CoA hydratase/isomerase family protein, with protein sequence MSIVEIERSDGVMVVRMNRPDRLNALGAELRAQLAAAWIEFRDSRDLEVAIFTGTGRAFCAGEDMKESVEREKTGEAVAARRRDDDIYRAGSLEKPVIAAVNGFAMGGGFHLVERADLRVAVRGAVFESSEAKRWLLGGYDHGYRGGLSHAAATELAFAFRFTAERLHELGWINRVVEGGQLMPTAREMATHLLTLPPACRVNTLIMMRAMRAKVPDNLERFATRLRDHGAKSDLMESRKAFVEKRRPIFKGWDNPQDRYRTPHLEE
- a CDS encoding CaiB/BaiF CoA-transferase family protein, which translates into the protein MSTQSTPKGPLAHIKVIDLTHARAGPTCVRVLADHGAQVIQVTRVDPGGLDSGFLGSDQQNLHRNKRSIAINLQSEAGREVLYRLVSDADVIVENFRAEVKYRLKVDYETVRNFNPRIVYGSISGFGQDGPYAKRAGVDQIAQGVGGLMSITGPPGGGPWRVGIPVADLCAGLYLAHGIMAALIERERSGEGQWVQTSLLEAMVAMLDFQATRWLIDGEVPPQAGNDHPTVFPMGVFPTKDGMINIAASGGRMFNDFLKVIGAEDIAKDERFATNRSRARHRPELRALVEDKTRTFTSGELIEALNAVGVPSGPILSIDQVFANPQVQHLAMAQTVESSGPGKLTLVRSPTRLSRTPTALRRAAPIPGGETDEVLREYGYSSAKISEMRAQGAVGVEQPIAKKEKL